One genomic window of Candidatus Kuenenia stuttgartiensis includes the following:
- a CDS encoding PilZ domain-containing protein, translating into MKCKTLEKRKSKRSYLSWLVKVRDYSRTLLHETEIIDVSRKGMKIRTRAKAPQQGFAIVVRIPVVDSHEESKPVLTMVKWIQE; encoded by the coding sequence ATGAAGTGCAAAACATTAGAAAAGCGGAAAAGTAAGCGTAGTTATTTGTCATGGCTGGTAAAAGTCCGTGATTATTCAAGGACATTGCTTCATGAGACTGAAATTATAGATGTGAGCCGTAAGGGAATGAAAATCAGGACTAGGGCGAAAGCACCACAACAGGGTTTTGCTATTGTTGTTCGTATTCCGGTTGTGGACTCACATGAAGAAAGCAAGCCTGTCCTGACAATGGTGAAATGGATTCAAGAATAA
- a CDS encoding EAL domain-containing protein, with amino-acid sequence MNAFMPICSKCFALTFDKEEIYGAITRINCMGLRCKPEAAKAHYLKTDTTMKILIANYSEDDLRFLERMLEKHGGEVTSATNGLTAFETLQNNRFDLIICDILMPHMDGFQFCRKCKTNKYLRNIPFIFYTTAFTGRRAREYAMSLGADRLLVKPMPADIFIDAVMSTLNGYKKYLPHPISAFSGKDETEFCRNYNEYLIRKLERQLLDSEGENIGLEENELKFANLASVINDGIVVLNENGHITHWNPAAEKIFGYSEEEMKGKNILNVIGGAEHTEPEMRFFNNIKAGCIINETIEITGVKKNKSEFPLEASFSTLQIGRQIHIIAIFRDISERRKKDDEKRKKQAILQLINEVFDTAHDLLTVDSTMRLYLKKMCRYLGWPVGHICKVIYTVNGAIRLESTRLWYFENTKEFSLLRKIGENTILKPGEDLPGKVFSSRKMEWIPDVTKDSNCIRAQHAIVKSAAIGVRGAFAFPIKEGDKILYIFEFFSRKEEKPQAIFFEVVDNLALQLGRLIERKRADERIRKLSQVVEQSPASILITDKEGIIEYVNPKLAELTGYTGDEIIGRTPRMLKSGKTSNETYRNLWNTIISGKEWQGELLNKKKTGELYWEHVHISPIRNHKGHVTNYLAIKEDITEHKKFETQLLNMATRDPLTNLFNRRRFQEELQYWIAQTLRYGATGALLFLDLDNFKYVNDTLGHQAGDELLIRLAEMLRSRLRDTDIFARFGGDEFAILLPYTDREKAGLIANEILELTREHTFEHSKVTFSIGIVIFPEHGRDAETLLVNADLAMYRAKESGRNRFCVFSQEQKTHIEAQINWEKRIRNALDNDRFVLHLQPVIDLSNKNIIGYEALLRMLGEKDELIFPAEFLSIAERFGLIRDIDRWVVCSAIRLAAEQQFSDRGIFLDINLSGKAFADTELLGIIKHQFNTSGTKPGSIVFEMTETAMMENMIAAQDFLAALKHMDCRFSLDDFGSGFSSFNYLRHLTVDYLKIDGSFINDLPNNPVDQHMVKAIVELAHGLKKRTVAEFADSGDTLQLLRKLGVNYAQGNYIGKPRSVSEVFN; translated from the coding sequence ATGAACGCATTTATGCCAATTTGCAGCAAATGTTTCGCCCTTACTTTTGATAAAGAGGAGATATATGGCGCAATTACCCGTATAAACTGTATGGGTTTGCGTTGTAAACCTGAAGCTGCAAAGGCACATTATTTAAAAACCGATACTACCATGAAGATACTTATCGCTAATTATTCAGAAGATGACTTGCGCTTTCTGGAACGTATGCTGGAAAAGCACGGCGGAGAAGTCACTTCTGCTACAAATGGATTGACGGCATTTGAGACGTTGCAAAATAACAGGTTTGATTTAATAATTTGTGATATTCTTATGCCACATATGGATGGTTTTCAATTCTGCCGGAAATGTAAAACAAATAAATATTTGAGAAATATCCCTTTTATCTTTTACACTACGGCATTTACCGGGAGAAGGGCCAGGGAATATGCCATGAGTTTAGGGGCGGATAGATTATTAGTGAAACCGATGCCTGCTGATATTTTTATTGATGCCGTGATGAGCACATTGAACGGGTATAAAAAATATCTTCCACACCCTATCAGTGCATTTTCCGGAAAAGATGAAACGGAATTTTGCCGGAATTATAACGAATATTTAATCAGGAAACTTGAAAGGCAGTTGTTAGATTCTGAGGGTGAAAACATCGGACTAGAGGAAAATGAGCTAAAATTTGCAAATTTAGCGTCCGTGATAAATGATGGAATTGTTGTATTAAATGAGAACGGGCATATTACGCATTGGAATCCTGCTGCCGAAAAAATATTTGGATATTCGGAAGAAGAAATGAAAGGGAAAAATATCCTCAACGTTATCGGCGGCGCAGAACACACAGAACCAGAGATGCGTTTTTTTAACAATATTAAAGCGGGGTGCATTATTAATGAAACAATTGAGATTACAGGCGTTAAAAAAAACAAGAGTGAATTCCCTCTGGAGGCTTCATTTTCAACACTACAAATAGGGAGACAAATACATATCATTGCTATTTTTCGCGATATTAGTGAACGGAGAAAAAAAGACGATGAGAAAAGAAAAAAACAGGCCATCCTGCAATTAATTAACGAAGTGTTTGATACTGCGCATGATTTGTTGACCGTTGACAGTACTATGAGATTATATCTTAAAAAAATGTGCAGATATTTAGGATGGCCCGTCGGTCATATTTGTAAGGTAATATATACGGTAAATGGTGCAATAAGGCTGGAATCTACAAGGCTATGGTATTTTGAAAACACCAAAGAGTTCAGTCTGTTGAGAAAGATAGGTGAGAATACTATTTTAAAACCAGGAGAAGATTTGCCGGGGAAGGTCTTTAGCAGCAGGAAAATGGAATGGATTCCGGATGTTACCAAAGATAGTAATTGTATCAGAGCGCAACACGCCATTGTAAAAAGTGCTGCTATTGGAGTACGGGGAGCATTTGCGTTTCCCATAAAAGAAGGTGATAAGATACTGTATATATTTGAGTTTTTCTCACGAAAAGAAGAAAAACCACAGGCAATATTCTTTGAAGTAGTGGATAATCTTGCCCTACAGCTCGGGCGTTTGATTGAGCGGAAAAGAGCGGACGAAAGGATTCGCAAATTGTCACAGGTAGTAGAACAAAGTCCGGCATCAATTCTTATTACCGACAAGGAGGGGATTATTGAATACGTTAACCCAAAGCTTGCCGAACTAACAGGATATACCGGGGATGAAATTATTGGGCGAACCCCGCGGATGTTAAAATCGGGGAAAACATCAAATGAAACATACAGGAATTTATGGAATACCATTATTTCGGGTAAGGAATGGCAAGGCGAGCTGTTGAATAAAAAGAAGACGGGAGAATTGTACTGGGAACACGTGCATATTTCCCCCATAAGAAATCACAAGGGTCATGTGACCAATTATCTTGCGATTAAAGAAGATATTACAGAACATAAGAAATTCGAGACCCAACTTTTGAACATGGCAACCCGGGATCCCCTGACAAATCTCTTTAATCGCAGGCGTTTTCAGGAGGAATTGCAGTATTGGATTGCCCAGACCTTACGGTATGGGGCAACCGGGGCGCTCCTGTTTCTCGATCTTGATAATTTTAAATACGTAAACGATACCCTCGGACACCAGGCTGGAGACGAACTTCTTATTCGCCTGGCAGAAATGCTTCGTTCCCGTTTACGTGATACCGATATTTTTGCCAGATTTGGCGGAGATGAATTCGCCATACTATTGCCTTATACTGACAGGGAGAAAGCCGGATTAATTGCAAACGAAATTCTTGAATTGACCAGAGAACATACCTTTGAGCATTCTAAAGTGACGTTTAGCATTGGCATTGTGATATTCCCCGAACATGGACGTGATGCTGAAACATTGCTTGTTAATGCTGATTTAGCAATGTATCGTGCAAAAGAGAGCGGGCGTAACCGGTTTTGCGTGTTTTCCCAGGAACAAAAAACACATATTGAAGCCCAAATAAACTGGGAAAAGAGGATCAGGAATGCATTGGACAATGACCGTTTTGTATTACATTTACAACCCGTGATTGATCTGTCAAATAAAAATATTATCGGATATGAGGCATTACTACGCATGCTTGGCGAGAAAGATGAATTGATATTCCCCGCAGAATTTCTTAGTATTGCAGAACGTTTTGGACTTATCCGTGATATCGACCGCTGGGTCGTTTGTAGCGCTATCCGTCTTGCTGCGGAGCAGCAATTTTCTGACAGAGGTATATTCCTTGATATTAATCTTTCCGGCAAGGCATTTGCCGATACCGAATTGTTAGGGATCATAAAGCATCAGTTTAATACCAGTGGCACTAAGCCGGGAAGTATTGTTTTTGAGATGACCGAAACAGCTATGATGGAAAATATGATTGCAGCGCAGGACTTTCTTGCAGCGCTTAAGCATATGGATTGTCGCTTTTCTCTTGATGATTTTGGCAGTGGATTTTCTTCTTTCAATTATCTCAGGCATTTAACGGTTGATTATTTAAAGATTGACGGCAGCTTTATTAATGACTTGCCAAACAATCCGGTAGATCAGCACATGGTAAAGGCAATAGTTGAGTTGGCGCATGGTTTAAAAAAAAGAACTGTTGCGGAATTTGCAGACTCCGGGGATACACTGCAATTGCTGCGTAAATTAGGGGTAAATTACGCACAGGGAAATTACATCGGTAAACCACGGTCAGTTAGTGAAGTATTTAATTAG
- a CDS encoding aspartate-semialdehyde dehydrogenase, translating to MSVNIAIVGATGAVGKEFLSILESRKFPLNELRLLASGRSAGKKILFCGKDYIVQELTKNSFKGIKIALFSAGADISKEYAPYAIESGAVCVDNSSAFRMDDDVPLVVPEVNPYDIPKHHGIIANPNCSTIQMVVALKPIHDAVKIKRVVVSTYQAVSGAGLKAIDELKKEAMSILEGKEGFQRKLFPHQIAFNVLPQIPQSKAFLPNGYTSEEMKMVNETQKIMGDHSIRVTATTVRVPVIRGHSESVNIETVKKITAAEVKRLLSTAPGVKVIDDPANQLYPLASETAGRDEVFVGRIREDISIDNGIDMWIVSDNIRKGAALNAIQIAEKLL from the coding sequence ATGTCTGTTAACATTGCAATAGTCGGGGCTACAGGCGCAGTTGGCAAGGAATTTTTAAGCATTCTGGAAAGCAGGAAATTTCCGTTGAATGAACTGAGATTGTTGGCGTCAGGGCGCTCGGCGGGAAAAAAAATACTGTTTTGCGGAAAAGATTACATCGTGCAGGAATTAACAAAAAATTCATTTAAAGGCATTAAGATTGCCCTTTTCAGCGCCGGCGCGGATATCAGCAAGGAATATGCGCCTTATGCCATTGAAAGCGGCGCTGTCTGTGTGGATAATTCCAGCGCGTTTCGAATGGATGATGACGTCCCTCTGGTAGTGCCGGAAGTAAACCCATACGATATTCCGAAACATCATGGTATAATTGCGAATCCCAATTGTTCAACAATTCAAATGGTGGTTGCGTTAAAACCTATCCATGACGCCGTAAAAATCAAAAGAGTGGTGGTCTCTACCTATCAGGCGGTATCAGGCGCGGGCCTGAAGGCGATTGATGAGCTTAAAAAGGAGGCAATGAGTATTTTAGAAGGCAAAGAGGGTTTTCAGCGAAAATTATTTCCTCATCAAATAGCATTTAACGTGCTTCCTCAAATTCCCCAGAGCAAAGCATTTTTACCCAATGGCTATACTTCGGAAGAAATGAAGATGGTGAATGAGACCCAGAAGATCATGGGAGACCATTCGATTCGGGTAACTGCGACAACGGTGCGGGTGCCGGTTATTCGCGGCCATAGCGAGTCGGTAAATATAGAAACGGTGAAAAAAATAACGGCAGCGGAGGTGAAAAGACTCCTTTCCACGGCGCCTGGGGTTAAGGTAATCGACGACCCTGCCAATCAGCTCTATCCATTAGCCTCAGAAACGGCAGGAAGGGATGAAGTCTTTGTGGGGCGTATTCGCGAAGACATATCCATTGACAATGGCATCGATATGTGGATTGTAAGTGATAATATTCGCAAGGGCGCCGCCCTCAACGCAATTCAGATTGCAGAGAAGTTGTTGTAA
- a CDS encoding tetratricopeptide repeat protein — translation MKTTIITIIIVFALTTISYCQNKEQEDPTDASINAFKQAIAANPEFVEAHYNLGVLYDEKGMTEEAIGAYIKTIETDANFVKAYNNLSVIYYKLKQTDKAIETIKKAIAISPKYSEALYNLGIYYYEKTQYNEAIKAFKDAVKRNTRFDMGFYNLGVAYAAIDATDESIAAFKRVIELNPKYPDAYYNLGVAYSKKNQFDEAIQLLKKALEINPKDSKTHFALGIIYTVKDKAK, via the coding sequence ATGAAAACAACTATTATTACAATTATTATTGTTTTTGCTTTAACAACAATCAGTTATTGCCAGAACAAAGAACAGGAAGACCCTACAGATGCTTCCATCAATGCCTTTAAACAGGCAATTGCAGCAAATCCGGAATTTGTTGAGGCGCATTATAACCTTGGAGTGCTTTATGATGAAAAGGGCATGACCGAAGAAGCTATTGGTGCGTATATTAAAACAATCGAAACAGATGCGAATTTTGTGAAGGCGTATAATAATCTTAGTGTAATTTATTACAAACTGAAGCAGACGGACAAGGCGATTGAAACCATAAAAAAGGCCATTGCCATATCGCCAAAGTATTCAGAAGCGCTCTATAACCTTGGAATTTATTATTATGAGAAAACACAATACAATGAAGCGATAAAGGCTTTTAAAGATGCCGTAAAACGAAACACAAGGTTTGACATGGGCTTTTATAATTTAGGAGTCGCTTACGCGGCTATTGATGCCACAGATGAATCTATTGCCGCATTTAAACGGGTGATAGAACTGAATCCTAAATACCCTGACGCATACTATAATCTGGGTGTTGCTTATTCAAAGAAGAATCAGTTTGATGAGGCAATTCAACTGCTTAAAAAAGCTTTGGAAATCAACCCGAAAGACTCGAAGACGCATTTTGCCCTGGGAATCATTTATACGGTCAAAGATAAGGCAAAATAA